A region of Mauremys mutica isolate MM-2020 ecotype Southern chromosome 2, ASM2049712v1, whole genome shotgun sequence DNA encodes the following proteins:
- the LOC123364998 gene encoding carboxymethylenebutenolidase homolog yields the protein MANEARPCPCDIGDRFEYGGLGHEVQVEHIKAYICKPSASTEKAVIVVQDIFGWQLPNTRYMADMLAANGYIAICPDFFVGKEPWNPSDDWSTFGEWLKTRDARKIDKEADVVLKYLKQQCSAKKIGVVGFCWGGIVVHHLMMKYPELKAGVSVYGIIRDSDDRYNLLKPTFFIFGEKDEVIPLDQVTLLEQKLKQHCKVDYRVKTYPGQTHGFVHRRREDINPQDKPYIEEARKDMISWLNKYI from the exons ATGGCCAATGAAGCGAGACCTTGCCCATGTGACATCGGAGACAGGTTTGAGTATGGGGGCCTTGGGCACGAAGTGCAAGTTGAACACATCAAGGCGTATATTTGCAAACCATCTGCCAGCACGGAAAAAGCTGTGATTGTGGTTCAAGATATATTTGGATGGCAACTCCCAAATACCAGATACATGGCTGATATGCTTGCAGCTAATGGATACAT AGCCATCTGCCCCGACTTTTTTGTGGGAAAAGAACCTTGGAATCCTTCTGATGACTGGTCCACCTTTGGTGAATGGCTGAAAACACGAGATGCCAGAAAAATAGACAA GGAAGCTGATGTTGTCTTGAAGTATCTAAAGCAGCAATGCAGTGCAAAGAAGATCGGTGTTGTTGGATTTTGCTGGGGTGGAATTGTCGTACATCACCTGATGATGAAATATCCTGAGTTAAAGGCAGGTGTGTCTGTCTATG gaATAATCAGGGACTCTGATGACAGATACAATTTACTGAAGcctacatttttcatttttggtgAAAAAGATGAAGTCATTCCTCTTGACCAA GTCACCTTACTGGAGCAGAAGCTGAAACAGCACTGCAAAGTTGATTACAGAGTTAAAACTTACCCTGGGCAAACTCATGGTTTTGTACATCGCAGGAGAGAAGATATTAATCCTCAAGATAAACCTTACATTGAGGAAGCAAGAAAGGACATGATCAGCTggctaaataaatatatttaa